From a region of the Halolamina sp. CBA1230 genome:
- a CDS encoding V-type ATP synthase subunit E, whose amino-acid sequence MSLETVVEDVRDEARARAEEIREEGESRAEEIISEAEADAEEIVQQREQEVEAQIDEEREQALSSAKLTAKQKRLEARRDVLEQVREQLEERVAEIDGERREELTRSLLDAAADEFDEDADVQVYGREEDEELLTDLLSEYEGWSLAGTEDCLGGVVVESESSRVSVDNTFDSVIEEVWDEELKHISERLFEE is encoded by the coding sequence ATGAGCTTGGAAACTGTCGTCGAGGACGTTCGAGACGAAGCCCGCGCGCGTGCCGAGGAGATACGCGAAGAGGGCGAGAGCCGGGCAGAGGAGATAATCTCGGAGGCGGAGGCCGACGCCGAGGAGATCGTACAGCAGCGCGAGCAGGAGGTCGAGGCACAGATCGACGAGGAGCGCGAACAGGCGCTGTCGAGCGCGAAGCTCACGGCCAAGCAGAAGCGCCTGGAGGCTCGTCGTGACGTGCTGGAGCAGGTCCGCGAGCAGCTCGAGGAGCGCGTCGCCGAGATCGACGGCGAGCGCCGCGAGGAGCTGACTCGGTCGCTGCTCGACGCCGCCGCCGACGAGTTCGACGAGGACGCGGACGTGCAGGTGTACGGCCGCGAGGAAGACGAGGAGCTGCTGACCGACCTGCTCTCGGAGTACGAGGGCTGGTCGCTCGCCGGCACCGAGGACTGCCTCGGCGGCGTCGTGGTCGAGAGCGAGAGCTCCCGAGTCAGCGTGGACAACACCTTCGACTCCGTGATCGAGGAGGTCTGGGACGAGGAGCTCAAACACATCAGCGAACGACTCTTCGAAGAATGA
- a CDS encoding V-type ATP synthase subunit C: MSTTGSSNPEYVNARVSARRATLFDEEDYRKLVRMSPDEITRYMEESTYQGPINRLGSRFSGVDLIEYALNAGLAETFDELLAWADGRLYEQVARYLRKFDAWNVKTAVRGVYVDAESDAVEDDLIRAGEFDDAMLDRLVEAESIEAIVDLLDGTVFGDPLAAAAEEYEESGTLVPLENAIDRAYYENLFEGVTSAAGAGPESAYAEYLQAEIDFRNARNALRLARSGADVDPAEYYIEGGTLFDPEELSTLARDTEQLVERIRGSQYGDELSAALDELAEADSLIGFEQALEAALLEHSRNAAHAHPMSVCPVIAFVLAKEREADNIRAIARGTEAGLDPDEIRAELVVR, encoded by the coding sequence ATGAGCACGACCGGCAGTTCCAACCCGGAGTACGTCAACGCTCGCGTGAGCGCCCGGCGTGCGACGCTGTTCGACGAGGAGGACTACCGGAAGCTGGTGCGGATGAGCCCCGACGAGATCACCCGCTACATGGAGGAGTCGACGTACCAGGGGCCGATCAACCGGCTCGGCTCGCGGTTCTCGGGCGTCGACCTGATCGAGTACGCCCTGAACGCGGGGCTGGCAGAGACGTTCGACGAGCTGCTGGCGTGGGCGGACGGCCGCCTCTACGAGCAGGTCGCGCGCTACCTGCGGAAGTTCGACGCCTGGAACGTGAAGACGGCCGTCCGCGGCGTCTACGTCGACGCCGAGAGCGACGCCGTCGAGGACGATCTGATCCGTGCCGGCGAGTTCGACGACGCGATGCTCGACCGGCTCGTCGAGGCCGAGAGCATCGAGGCGATCGTCGATCTGCTCGACGGTACGGTGTTCGGCGACCCCCTCGCGGCGGCCGCCGAGGAGTACGAGGAGTCCGGGACGCTCGTCCCGCTGGAGAACGCGATCGACCGGGCGTACTACGAGAACCTGTTCGAGGGCGTCACCAGCGCCGCCGGCGCCGGGCCGGAGTCGGCGTACGCCGAGTACCTGCAGGCCGAGATCGACTTCCGGAACGCGCGCAACGCGCTCCGGCTCGCCCGCAGCGGCGCCGACGTCGACCCCGCCGAGTACTACATCGAGGGCGGGACGCTGTTCGATCCCGAGGAGCTGTCGACGCTCGCCCGGGACACCGAGCAGCTGGTCGAGCGCATCCGCGGGAGCCAGTACGGCGACGAGCTCTCCGCGGCGCTCGACGAGCTGGCGGAGGCGGACAGCCTCATCGGCTTCGAGCAGGCGCTCGAGGCCGCGCTGCTCGAGCACTCCCGCAACGCGGCACACGCCCACCCGATGTCGGTGTGTCCCGTGATCGCGTTCGTGCTCGCGAAGGAGCGTGAGGCGGACAACATCCGTGCCATCGCCCGAGGCACCGAGGCGGGGCTCGACCCCGACGAGATCCGGGCGGAGCTGGTGGTACGATGA
- a CDS encoding V-type ATP synthase subunit F: MSQEIAVVGSPEFTTGFRLAGVRKFEDVPEEEKEERLDDAVESTMADDDVGIVVMHDDDLDYLSRGTREDVETSVEPTLVTLGGGAGSGGLRDQIKRAIGIDLMDEEE, translated from the coding sequence ATGAGTCAGGAGATCGCCGTGGTCGGGAGCCCGGAGTTCACGACCGGGTTCCGCCTCGCCGGCGTCCGGAAGTTCGAGGACGTCCCCGAGGAGGAGAAGGAGGAACGGCTCGACGACGCCGTCGAGTCGACGATGGCCGACGACGACGTCGGCATCGTCGTGATGCACGACGACGACCTCGACTACCTCTCGCGGGGGACCCGCGAGGACGTCGAGACGAGCGTCGAGCCGACGCTGGTCACCCTCGGTGGCGGCGCCGGCAGCGGCGGGCTGCGCGACCAGATCAAACGAGCCATCGGTATCGACCTGATGGACGAGGAGGAGTAA